The following nucleotide sequence is from Nitrospira sp..
TCGGCAAATTCGGAGACATGGGGAAAGGCAACCCGGTCTTGTGGGAAAAGTTCATGAGTTATTACAGCGCCGTCTTCGCGGAAGGGGCGCTCACGGAACGGGAAAAGGCGCTGATCGCGCTCGGCGTGGCCCATGCCGTGCAATGCCCGTACTGCATCGATGCATACACACAGGCCTGCCTGGAAAAGGGATCGAATACCGAAGAAATGACCGAAGCGGTCCACGTGGCCTGCGCCATTCGCGGTGGCGCATCACTCGTGCACGGGGTACAGATGCGAAACGTCGCTGAGAAGCTGTCCATGTAGGGGAGGGGAGAAAACCGAAGAGGTCGCAGAATCCGCTCAGTGGTAGGGGTGCTCGGGGATCGCCAGCGTAAAATACTTCCCGCGCTCTTCGTACAGAATACGACGACTCGTTAAGATGCCCAGCGCCTCTGTCAGCTCATCTTCCGAACATACCCTGTCACGCGTTGCGTCGTTCAGCGCTGCGCGAATCTGATCCCGACTTTTCGCAGCCTCGTTGCAGGCCTCGATGATGCCCGCCGCCGGCCAGTCGTACCGTTGCCTCGTGGGCATTTGTGGATTACGACCATCGTAGATCGTGACATACTCCATGGCCTTGGAGTAATACAAAAACGGCCGGTCGCTGCTGCGCGCCAGCCGCTGCCATTCCTCCACCAAACCGGTCAATTCCTGATAGACATGGGGATCCACCGGCCAGTCGTCGAGTTCATACTCGAAATCATAGGCGATCTTGCGCAGATCGACGCGCGCCGCATCATACACATACTCATAGGCTGTCCCCGGACCCGTGATGCGCACGCCGTACTCATGCGGTCTCGTAAAGTAGGGACTGAACCGTTGCAACCAGAACTTCCCGGTCGCTTCCGGCGCCTGCAAATGGAACAGGGACGGCAGAAGATCGATCTGCCGCCGATAGTCTTCATTCGTCTCGCCGGGAAAGCCGAGCAGAATATTCCAGGATACCGACACTCGGTAGTAACAACTCCACTTGAGGCAAATGATGTTCTGCATGGGCGTTACGCCCTTGTCCATCGCTTTCAACTGCGAGAGACTGAGGCTTTCCAAGCCGGGCTGCATGCACTTCACGCCCCCCACGGCCAGCGTCCGGATCTGGCTCTTCTGCAGATTGCTCTTGGTTTCGATAAACACATCCAGATCGCAGTGCTCGGCGGCAAACCGGCCGAACAGGTTCTCGACATATTTCATATCGATGATGTTGTCCACCAGCCGGAACCGTGTCGTATCGTAGCGACTCGACAGATACGCCATCTCGCGAGCGACCTGTTCAGACGACTTCGCCCGGAATTTCATGCTCTGCGCATTCAGCCCGCAGAAGGTGCAATGGTGCTTCTCGCCCCACCAACAACCGCGTGAGCCCTCATACAACAGAATACGATCCAGCCCGCGCGACGCCTCGGTGCCGAGCTCGGCCAGCAGGTGATAGTAGTCGTCGTAGTCCGGCGGGCCGGTCTGCGCGAACTCCGTAAAGAGCGCAGTATTCGGCTCACATCGAATGTCGCCCTGCTCCCGATACGTCACGCCTTTCGGGCAGGGTCCGTTCGATCCGCTCAAGATATGGGTCACCAATGCGGGGAATGTCACCTCACCTTCACCCACGACTACATGGTCGATGAACGGAAAGGCGCGAAAATATTCCAGCCCCATCTCGCCGTCATAGTTGGCGCCACCGAACACGATCTTCACGTCCGGATACAAATCCTTGATGAGCTTCGCCATCGTCAGGCTGGCCACGTTTTGATCAAACGTGGACGTGAACCCCACGATCTTGTACTGGCCCCAATCGATGCCGGTCATGGCTCCGGTCAGGAATTGCGGCGCGGTCCGCGTGGCCATCTCCTCGAAGAACGAAATCGGCTGGCCGCTCTCCCGGGCAATCTGCTCAAACACCGGCTTGAACACCCGCGGATACTCAGCCCGTTTGGGGTTGTCGCGAAACAGCAGATAGGAGAAGAGCCACTCGCCGAACAGCGCGCGTTTCTCGCAAATCGATTCGTAGAGAGGAATCCCGATCTTGTGCGCGAATCGCACATTGAGGTGATGGCAATCGACCCCGATACCCTTCGCTTTCAACAGCGCCGACAGCGTGCCCAACTGGATGGAGGGATACTTCGAAAAGCTGAAGGGCATGTTGACGAGCGCCACCTGGGCCTGAGAGCTACTCATAAGATCCCCAATCCAGCCGGCACAAGGCGGGGGCCAAACCCGGATAAGTCAGGGACATCGTCACGAGACAGTCGAGACCGAAGCTCGCCGCGGGCGCCCGCAGAGAGGACGACGCAGGCGTATTCACCGCGATCCGTCGAGGAGGTCGAACGAGAACGTCCGCGCCGAGCGAGAGGATCGGCTGTCGCAGTAGATGCGCCATGACTTCTCCTGGTTAGGTCCCCGCCCGGAACGGTTCAAACTCTCGATCCGCTTTGGCAGCCAGGTAAAAATCGCTCTCCGTGAGCCCATTGATTTTGTGCGTCCAAATCTCCACCTTGCACTTGCCCCAGGCCACGTACAGATCCGGATGATGCCCCTCGGCCTCGGCCACTGCGCCGACCTTGTTCGCAAAGGCCAGCGACTGCGCAAAATCCTTGAATGTATACAGCCGCTCGAGATGGCCTTGGGCGTTCAACGCCCACCCACGCCCCAACTCTTGCAACAAGGTCTGTGTACGATCGGCGGGGAGGGGAGGGACTCCGCCTCGACAGGGAATACATTTATTGTCGGCCAGACTCATGACATCTCCTTCGCAGACGGTGACAGCCCTTGGTCGTTTCAAGCAGAGGCTATTCTACGAGTTGCCCGTTCGGTCCCGCAACCGCCCTATCGCCCTGACGGTTGCGCGACCCTGCGTTCATCCATCACGGCATGCCCCCGTTCGAAAAAGAGCCCTCGATTGATGTCGCCCAGGCTGACCATCCCGACCAATGTCCCCTTTTCGACCACCGGAATCCGGCGAAAATTCTTCAGGCCCATATAGGACGCGGCCTCAAGCACCGGGGTCCGTGGCGTCACCGTCAGCGGATTCAGGCTCATGACCTCCTCGACTCGTTGAGTGAGGACATCCGCGTACCCTTCCTCCATCTCGACAAAATCCCGGCTGTGCACATTGTCATGAATATATTCGCCGTAATTGGGATAGAGCGGAATCAAAACATCGCGCAACGTCACCATGCCGATCAAGAGCTCGCCGTCCTCGACGACCGGAATGGCACCGCAATGACGACTCAGCATCTTGGTGACCACGCTACGGACCGACTCATTTCTCCTGGCCGTGACCACCCCGGTAGACATGACATCCTGGACAAGCATGGCAGCCTCCTTTCACACAGGGCGACTCGTAGAGGAGTCACCGGAAGGGGAATGTATTCTGCATCATCACTCGCTCTGATCCATGCCACCTCCGACCACATCATCCGATCATGACAGAACCGGGACCGGGTCTGCCCTTCACCATCATACCAACTCACCGGAGAATGGGCCCCTCGGCGTTCTTTGCAGACTTATGCGAAATATGGTAGGGAAGTGGGGTTCGAAAAGAAAGCCCCTCCCTGCAACCGGTCGACGCAGGATCGGGGAGGGCCCTCTCCCAGGGCATCTCACGCGAGGTCGCTATCGCCACCGTCCTTCGCATCGGTCATCGGGGAGCCGCCGGCCACGCCCCCGAGAACACCCTCGCCGCTATTTGGAAAGCCCGCTCGTTTCACGCAGATCTCATCGAAATCGATCTCCGCGCAACCAGCGACGGTCATCTTGTATTGCTGCACGACGACACCATCGACCGCACCACCAACAAGAGCGGACACGTGTCCGAGATGTCGCTCGAGCAGATACAACGGCTCGATGCGGGGAACTGGCAGCGTGTCCCCACGCTGGAGGAAGCCTTGGACGTGGCGGGGCGCGCCGTCGGGATGATTCTCGAACTCAAAGTGGAGGGAATCGGCAACGAGGCCTGCGCGATCGTCAAGCGCACCGGCTTCCCCGGACCGTTGATCTACGCGTCGTTTCTGATGCCGGAGCTGCAGCGCGTACGGCACACCGATCCCGACGCGAAGATCATGGTCTTGCAGCACCGCCGGCTGCCGCCGGACCCTGTGGCGGATGTCGTCGCGTTGGATGCCTCCCATGTCGGGCTCCACTTTTCGACGGTCACACCCATCTTGCTGCAGACGTACCACAACCTCGGACGACAGGTCTTCGTGTACACCGTGAATGAACCGCAGGACATCCAACGCATGCGCAACCTGGGCGTGGACGGCATCATTTCCGACTTTCCGGACCGCATCTGAACTCGGCACAGAGCAGATGGCTGATGGCCTATGGCTCGGAAAGAGAACGGCCCCGTCACTGTTCTGGGCGATAAGCCATTTGCTATTGGCTCTTAAGATGCACGGAGCTTCACCACGATCTGCTGGGCAGCGACGCTATTCGGCACCACGATATGGCGGTCATCGACCGTCTTCACCAAAATATAGCCCATGGTCATCTCATCGATCACGCCGGTTTCGAGTCCGGTCGGTGCAGACAGTTGCACACGATTGCCCCCTCGAAGGGCTGATAGAACAGCAAGGCGAAGCCGGACAACCAAGTTGCTGAGGGTGGTCTGCGCCGCCAAACCGAAGAGGATCGACGCCACACCGGCACTCGCCAGCAACGCCGTCCCCACGGAGTGCAGTTGTGGGATCGCGTTGAAGTAGAGAATGACCGCCAGGGTATAGACCACCACTTGCCCCAACCTGATCAGCAGCGTCGATGCCGCCGGATCGCTCAGAAGATACGCCACCCGGCGCACGCCCAACCGGATCATACGAGCGAGGACCCAGGCAATCAGGATACATAAGAACGCGTAAAACGCAGCCCGACCAAAGTGGCAGGATTGATGAAATCTCCACGAACAAATACGTCAAGAAAAGACATAGGGACCTCCCATGGCACGGCACGTGATCAGAACCAGCAACTCTTGGGACTGTATGCCATGGAAGAAGGAAGGAACAAGGGCGGAAGACCGGGTCGCATAAAAAGCCACGGGCGACCCTACACTGCGGTGGGAGGTCGCCCGTGGATGGCGCTTGGGACGCCGAATGTCGATTATGTTGTCGGAGACACAGGACCCGGTCGAGAAGACGGGGTATCAGGATGTCCGTCGGGGGATAGTCTATCCCAGGAAACTTGTGTGCCTCGTGTTTGAATCGAATCCTTCTCTTTTTCGGTGGCTGTTATCCGGTTATCGGATAGTGCCGAGAGGCACAAGCCAGCGAAGGATCGTCAAACCCGACCGACGATCAGCCCACCCTCTACTCTGCGGGCCGTTCTAGTCCGGTGGCGTAAGTTCTTCCATCTGTGAACCTCCCCGGTTGAGGAGTGGCGAGGTTTCCCGAACAGGCGCGCACTGTCCATCGCCTCGTCACGGTTAACACAGCCCTTGGAATACACGATTCCCTATTACGCTCCTTAGAAAATCCTGTCAATAGGAAAATCGGCCCTAGTCATATTTCTTGATCCGATTCCGATAGGTCGGTTCGGGATTCTCGTTACGGCAAGGGCCCCTGCTTGGACAGGAGCCCCTGGGTGGCGCTTAGGACGCCGAATGTTGTCTGTGATGTAGCGGCCCGTGAAGACCCGCCGAGTCGAACAAGAGGGAAGAACATCTCGCCGGAGAACAACAGCCTGTCATCAACAGGCGACGTGTGGATACCGACATCAGTTCTCCGCTTAGGGGCATGACGCGATGATGGTGATCGGTGCGTCTTCGATGCCGCGAGGCATAGCCGAGAGAGAACTGTCCGGAAGCCCCGGCGAGCTGCTCGCCTTCAATCCGGCAGGCCGTACGGGCCAGGTGGAGTCGTATCGTTCATCGTCCACCCTCCTTTCCGTTGCGGGACTCAGTGGGAGATCTAGACGGCAGCCGCGCGGTCTGTCCGGTCTCCCAGCTACCACGATGGAATCGGGCCGCAAATCCTATCTACGCTCCTCGAAAAATTCTGTCAATACAGGGTGTCGTTGATATTCCGGTGAGGACCCGACCGCCCCCGTCACTCGAGGCCGGCAACTTGCAGCCTTACCGGTCCGCCGGTGACCGCCCCTCCTGCATCGCGTCGCCGGACTGCTGCCTGATCACGGCCATGTCCTGTTTCTTGTAGTCGGCGGGAGGGAGGAACAACGCATCGTCGAGGCTCTTCTTTTCGATGGTCACAACCTCCCAGCGAGCCTCCTCATTCCCCTTGGCATCACGATCCACACCCTTGATCGGAAACCCGCCGTCCTTGAACAGCTCACGCATCCACCCCGGCAGCAACGAACCACCTCCCGCTTGCGCGCTCATCATCCCGAGCATGGCCGCATTCCCGATCCCCCTCGCGATACAGAGCTCGCCG
It contains:
- a CDS encoding CBS domain-containing protein, with the protein product MLVQDVMSTGVVTARRNESVRSVVTKMLSRHCGAIPVVEDGELLIGMVTLRDVLIPLYPNYGEYIHDNVHSRDFVEMEEGYADVLTQRVEEVMSLNPLTVTPRTPVLEAASYMGLKNFRRIPVVEKGTLVGMVSLGDINRGLFFERGHAVMDERRVAQPSGR
- a CDS encoding glycerophosphoryl diester phosphodiesterase; this translates as MQPVDAGSGRALSQGISREVAIATVLRIGHRGAAGHAPENTLAAIWKARSFHADLIEIDLRATSDGHLVLLHDDTIDRTTNKSGHVSEMSLEQIQRLDAGNWQRVPTLEEALDVAGRAVGMILELKVEGIGNEACAIVKRTGFPGPLIYASFLMPELQRVRHTDPDAKIMVLQHRRLPPDPVADVVALDASHVGLHFSTVTPILLQTYHNLGRQVFVYTVNEPQDIQRMRNLGVDGIISDFPDRI
- a CDS encoding 4a-hydroxytetrahydrobiopterin dehydratase → MSLADNKCIPCRGGVPPLPADRTQTLLQELGRGWALNAQGHLERLYTFKDFAQSLAFANKVGAVAEAEGHHPDLYVAWGKCKVEIWTHKINGLTESDFYLAAKADREFEPFRAGT
- a CDS encoding RiPP maturation radical SAM protein 1, which encodes MSSSQAQVALVNMPFSFSKYPSIQLGTLSALLKAKGIGVDCHHLNVRFAHKIGIPLYESICEKRALFGEWLFSYLLFRDNPKRAEYPRVFKPVFEQIARESGQPISFFEEMATRTAPQFLTGAMTGIDWGQYKIVGFTSTFDQNVASLTMAKLIKDLYPDVKIVFGGANYDGEMGLEYFRAFPFIDHVVVGEGEVTFPALVTHILSGSNGPCPKGVTYREQGDIRCEPNTALFTEFAQTGPPDYDDYYHLLAELGTEASRGLDRILLYEGSRGCWWGEKHHCTFCGLNAQSMKFRAKSSEQVAREMAYLSSRYDTTRFRLVDNIIDMKYVENLFGRFAAEHCDLDVFIETKSNLQKSQIRTLAVGGVKCMQPGLESLSLSQLKAMDKGVTPMQNIICLKWSCYYRVSVSWNILLGFPGETNEDYRRQIDLLPSLFHLQAPEATGKFWLQRFSPYFTRPHEYGVRITGPGTAYEYVYDAARVDLRKIAYDFEYELDDWPVDPHVYQELTGLVEEWQRLARSSDRPFLYYSKAMEYVTIYDGRNPQMPTRQRYDWPAAGIIEACNEAAKSRDQIRAALNDATRDRVCSEDELTEALGILTSRRILYEERGKYFTLAIPEHPYH
- a CDS encoding mechanosensitive ion channel family protein — encoded protein: MIRLGVRRVAYLLSDPAASTLLIRLGQVVVYTLAVILYFNAIPQLHSVGTALLASAGVASILFGLAAQTTLSNLVVRLRLAVLSALRGGNRVQLSAPTGLETGVIDEMTMGYILVKTVDDRHIVVPNSVAAQQIVVKLRAS
- a CDS encoding carboxymuconolactone decarboxylase family protein, which produces MDCYYHSKDLGKFGDMGKGNPVLWEKFMSYYSAVFAEGALTEREKALIALGVAHAVQCPYCIDAYTQACLEKGSNTEEMTEAVHVACAIRGGASLVHGVQMRNVAEKLSM